In Pygocentrus nattereri isolate fPygNat1 chromosome 26, fPygNat1.pri, whole genome shotgun sequence, one genomic interval encodes:
- the LOC108427638 gene encoding claudin-18-like — protein sequence MAVTLCQVMGFVLGVLGVAGIVAATAMDMWSTEDLYDNPVTSVYSYAGLWRSCVRQSSGFTECRPYFTILGLPALFQGVRALMIVAIVLGVVGVLIAIFALKCLRMGNMEDRVKATMTLTSGAMFIIAGICAIAGVSIFANLIVTNFALTSYTSLGGFGGSFGSTGFIGSPLTPRYTFGSALFVGWVAGGLLVVSGVLLCLACRGMMPEKRYDGTSYKAASGMYRSEGKSKTYNESYRAQSMDGRHSTQRFDYV from the exons ATGGCAGTTACGCTGTGTCAGGTGATGGGCTTTGTGTTGGGCGTTTTGGGAGTTGCGGGGATCGTGGCCGCTACAGCCATGGACATGTGGAGCACAGAGGATCTCTACGACAACCCCGTAACGTCTGTCTACAGCTACGCAGGCCTGTGGAGGTCGTGTGTGAGGCAGAGCTCAGGCTTCACTGAGTGCCGACCCTACTTCACCATCCTGGGGCTTCCAG CCCTGTTCCAAGGCGTGAGAGCGCTGATGATTGTGGCCATCGTTCTAGGAGTAGTTGGTGTCCTCATTGCTATTTTTGCCCTCAAGTGCCTCAGAATGGGCAACATGGAGGACCGCGTGAAAGCAACCATGACTCTAACTTCAGGGGCCATGTTTATCATCGCAG GGATCTGTGCCATTGCTGGGGTTTCCATCTTTGCAAATCTTATTGTGACCAACTTTGCTCTGACTTCTTATACCTCACTCGGAGGTTTTGGTGGTAGTTTCGGCAGCACGGGCTTTATTGGGTCACCCCTCACCCCGAG ATACACATTTGGCTCTGCCTTGTTCGTTGGTTGGGTGGCTGGAGGTCTTCTGGTAGTGAGTGGAGTTTTGTTGTGCTTGGCCTGTCGAGGAATGATGCCTGAAAAGCG CTATGATGGAACATCATACAAAGCCGCCAGTGGCATGTACCGGTCAGAAGGCAAATCCAAAACCTACAACGAGTCCTACAGAGCTCAGAGTATGGATGGCCGACACTCCACCCAGAGATTTGACTATGTTTAG